The following proteins are co-located in the Silene latifolia isolate original U9 population chromosome 1, ASM4854445v1, whole genome shotgun sequence genome:
- the LOC141610110 gene encoding uncharacterized protein LOC141610110 has protein sequence MTKPDGSKPEQISPCSPLYLHPSENTNLSLVSKKFNGKNYDLWADAVKTALDAKNKLSFVEGHVKRPVLSKGQEETLEAVAWRQCNAMLKSWIRCSIEEDLHASISFAGTVAEIWKELRDSYSTGNAPRVHQLKAELADCKQKKDQSVTDYYTKMKMIWDELANYSKVHPCTCGAAEGIRKEKEDEKVHQFLMGLDNSLYGNIRSHLLMDDEITSLTRAYSLVLREESHRAATAEKDDAIEGAAAMAAKVSDGAPKGRSNTEKKDDKEIFYCTYCQKPWHTEEYCWNKPENQNQGRGRGRGRRGRGRGGRRHYERANAAGVSGGDVTGLGLTAEEVLQFRAMIANKGESSSKDKGPLYEDYDWTGEHKDGVYYLRGQGKESAAKVEASGDAKLWHKRLGHPSSSVLPLFSSLIGLNLCWNSKDVCDSCCRAKQTRSSFKLNKKRNDFLFGLIHCDIWGKYSVKSLSGAQFFLTIVDDKSRAVWVYLMREKSEVNQLLINFCNMVKTQFGKQVKIVQSDNGSEFLSGPLKQYYNENGMLFQTSNVDTPQQNGRVERKHRHILEKARALRFQGNLPLDFWGECIVTAAYLINRTPTHVLHGQTPYEVLYGERPILDSIRVFGSLCYVHNKERPKDKFSERGKRCIFIGYPSTKKGWRVYDLKTGAVFDSRDVIL, from the exons ATGACAAAACCTGATGGAAGCAAACCAGAGCAAATTTCTCCTTGCTCACCTTTATATTTGCATCCTAGTGAGAACACAAATCTCTCACTTGTTTCAAAGAAATTTAATGGCAAGAATTATGACCTTTGGGCCGACGCGGTCAAAACCGCTCTCGATGCAAAGAATAAATTATCCTTTGTCGAGGGCCATGTGAAAAGGCCAGTCTTGTCCAAAGGCCAAGAAGAAACGCTAGAAGCGGTGGCATGGCGACAGTGCAATGCCATGTTAAAATCATGGATACGATGTTCGATTGAAGAAGATCTCCATGCAAGTATCAGTTTTGCTGGAACCGTGGCAGAAATTTGGAAGGAATTACGAGACAGTTATTCCACTGGGAATGCTCCACGGGTCCATCAATTGAAAGCGGAGTTGGCTGATTGCAAACAAAAGAAAGACCAATCCGTCACGGATTATTATACCAAAATGAAGATGATTTGGGACGAGTTAGCAAATTATAGCAAGGTACATCCATGTACCTGTGGAGCAGCAGAAGGAATTCGCAAAGAAAAAGAAGATGAGAAG GTGCACCAATTTCTTATGGGCCTCGATAATAGTCTTTATGGGAACATTCGTTCCCATTTATTAATGGATGATGAGATCACATCCCTGACGAGAGCTTATTCACTGGTTCTTCGCGAAGAAAGCCATAGGGCTGCCACAGCGGAAAAGGATGACGCCATTGAGGGAGCCGCAGCCATGGCAGCGAAGGTCTCAGATGGTGCACCAAAGGGTCGAAGCAATACCGAGAAGAAAGATGACAAAGAAATTTTCTATTGCACCTATTGTCAAAAACCTTGGCATACCGAGGAATATTGCTGGAATAAACCCGAAAATCAAAATCAAGGTCGAGGAAGAGGTCGTGGACGTCGGGGACGCGGCCGTGGAGGCAGAAGACACTATGAACGTGCAAATGCAGCAGGTGTTAGCGGAGGAGATGTGACAGGCCTGGGATTAACAGCAGAGGAGGTCCTTCAGTTTAGAGCCATGATTGCCAACAAAGGTGAAAGTAGCTCGAAAGACAAAG GACCTCTCTACGAGGATTATGATTGGACGGGGGAGCATAAAGACGGGGTCTATTATTTAAGAGGACAAGGAAAGGAATCTGCAGCGAAAGTCGAGGCAAGTGGAGATGCAAAACTTTGGCACAAAAGACTTGGACATCCTTCTAGTAGTGTGTTACCCCTTTTCTCTAGTTTAATTGGTTTGAATTTATGTTGGAATTCTAAAGACGTTTGTGATTCGTGTTGCCGTGCCAAGCAAACACGGTCAAGTTTTAAGTTGAATAAGAAACGGAATGATTTTTTATTTGGTCTTATACACTGTGATATTTGGGGGAAATATAGTGTGAAAAGCTTAAGTGGGGCACAATTTTTCCTTACCATTGTGGATGATAAGAGCAGGGCAGTTTGGGTCTATCTTATGCGTGAGAAAAGTGAGGTAAatcaattactaattaatttcTGCAATATGGTGAAAACCCAATTTGGAAAACAAGTCAAAATTGTTCAAAGTGACAATGGGTCGGAATTTCTTTCGGGTCCATTGAAACAATACTACAATGAAAACGGAATGCTTTTTCAAACTAGCAATGTAgacaccccacaacaaaatggtaggGTAGAGCGAAAACATCGCCACATTTTAGAAAAAGCTAGGGCACTCCGTTTTCAAGGTAATTTACCTCTTGATTTTTGGGGAGAATGCATTGTTACCGCTGCGTATTTGATAAATCGAACCCCCACACATGTGTTACACGGCCAAACTCCATATGAAGTTTTATACGGAGAGCGACCCATACTTGACTCAATTCGAGTATTTGGTAGTTTGTGCTATGTTCATAACAAGGAGAGACCGAAAGACAAATTTAGTGAGCGAGGGAAACGATGTATTTTTATCGGATATCCATCTACCAAAAAGGGATGGAGGGTATACGATCTTAAAACAGGGGCTGTTTTCGATTCAAGAGATGTGATATTATAA